The following proteins are co-located in the Escherichia fergusonii ATCC 35469 genome:
- the mazE gene encoding type II toxin-antitoxin system antitoxin MazE: MIHSSVKRWGNSPAVRIPATLMQALNLNIDDEVKIDLVDGKLIIEPVRKEPVFTLAELVNDITPENLHENIDWGEPKDKEVW, encoded by the coding sequence ATGATCCACAGTAGCGTAAAGCGTTGGGGAAATTCTCCTGCGGTGCGGATCCCGGCTACGTTAATGCAGGCGCTCAATCTGAATATTGATGATGAAGTGAAGATTGACCTGGTGGATGGCAAATTAATTATTGAGCCAGTGCGTAAAGAGCCCGTATTTACGCTTGCTGAACTGGTCAACGACATCACGCCGGAAAACCTCCACGAGAATATCGACTGGGGAGAGCCGAAAGATAAGGAAGTCTGGTAA
- the mazF gene encoding endoribonuclease MazF has product MVSRYVPDMGDLIWVDFDPTKGSEQAGHRPAVVLSPFMYNNKTGMCLCVPCTTQSKGYPFEVVLSDQERDGVALADQVKSIAWRARGATKKGTVAPEELQLIKAKINVLIG; this is encoded by the coding sequence ATGGTAAGCCGATACGTACCCGATATGGGCGATCTGATTTGGGTTGATTTTGACCCGACAAAAGGTAGCGAGCAAGCCGGACATCGTCCGGCTGTTGTCCTGAGTCCGTTCATGTACAACAACAAAACAGGTATGTGTCTGTGTGTTCCTTGTACAACGCAATCAAAAGGATATCCGTTCGAAGTTGTTTTATCCGATCAGGAACGTGATGGCGTAGCGTTAGCTGATCAGGTGAAAAGTATCGCCTGGCGGGCAAGAGGAGCAACGAAGAAAGGAACGGTTGCCCCAGAGGAATTACAACTCATTAAAGCCAAAATTAACGTACTGATTGGGTAG
- the mazG gene encoding nucleoside triphosphate pyrophosphohydrolase, which translates to MNQIDRLLTIMQRLRDPENGCPWDKEQTFATIAPYTLEETYEVLDAIAREDFDELRGELGDLLFQVVFYAQMAQEEGRFDFNDICAAISDKLERRHPHVFAGSSAENSNEVLARWEEIKTEERAQKAQHSALDDIPRSLPALMRAQKIQKRCANVGFDWTTLGPVVDKVYEEIDEVMYEARQAVVDQAKLEEEMGDLLFATVNLARHLGTKAEIALQKANEKFERRFREVERIVAARGLEMTGVDLETMEEVWQQVKRQEIDL; encoded by the coding sequence ATGAATCAAATCGACCGTTTGCTCACTATTATGCAGCGTCTTCGCGACCCGGAAAACGGCTGCCCGTGGGATAAAGAGCAGACATTTGCCACCATTGCACCTTACACCCTTGAAGAAACCTACGAAGTGCTGGACGCCATCGCCCGCGAAGACTTTGACGAACTGCGCGGTGAACTCGGCGATCTGTTGTTCCAGGTGGTGTTTTACGCGCAAATGGCTCAGGAAGAAGGGCGCTTTGATTTTAATGATATCTGCGCCGCGATTAGCGATAAGCTAGAACGTCGCCATCCGCATGTTTTTGCAGGCAGTTCTGCCGAAAACAGTAATGAAGTGCTCGCCCGTTGGGAAGAAATCAAAACCGAAGAGCGCGCGCAGAAAGCGCAGCATTCGGCGCTGGACGATATTCCTCGTAGTTTGCCGGCTTTAATGCGTGCGCAAAAAATCCAGAAACGTTGCGCCAACGTTGGCTTTGACTGGACGACGCTCGGCCCGGTAGTCGATAAGGTCTACGAAGAGATCGACGAGGTGATGTACGAGGCGCGGCAGGCTGTTGTCGACCAGGCTAAACTGGAGGAGGAAATGGGTGACCTGCTGTTTGCCACGGTTAATCTGGCTCGTCATTTAGGGACAAAAGCGGAAATCGCATTGCAAAAAGCGAACGAAAAATTCGAGCGTCGTTTTCGCGAAGTGGAGCGTATTGTTGCCGCGCGTGGACTGGAAATGACAGGTGTTGACCTCGAAACAATGGAAGAAGTCTGGCAACAGGTAAAACGGCAGGAAATTGATCTCTAA
- the pyrG gene encoding glutamine hydrolyzing CTP synthase: MTTNYIFVTGGVVSSLGKGIAAASLAAILEARGLNVTIMKLDPYINVDPGTMSPIQHGEVFVTEDGAETDLDLGHYERFIRTKMSRRNNFTTGRIYSDVLRKERRGDYLGATVQVIPHITNAIKERVLEGGEGHDVVLVEIGGTVGDIESLPFLEAIRQMAVEIGREHTLFMHLTLVPYMAASGEVKTKPTQHSVKELLSIGIQPDILICRSDRAVPANERAKIALFCNVPEKAVISLKDVDSIYKIPGLLKSQGLDDYICKRFSLNCPEANLSEWEQVIFEEANPVSEVTIGMVGKYIELPDAYKSVIEALKHGGLKNRVSVNIKLIDSQDVETRGVEILKGLDAILVPGGFGYRGVEGMITTARFARENNIPYLGICLGMQVALIDYARHVANMENANSTEFVPDCKYPVVALITEWRDENGNVEVRSEKSDLGGTMRLGAQQCQLVDDSLVRQLYNAPTIVERHRHRYEVNNMLLKQIEDAGLRVAGRSGDDQLVEIIEVPNHPWFVACQFHPEFTSTPRDGHPLFAGFVKAASEFQKRQAK; encoded by the coding sequence ATGACAACGAACTATATTTTTGTGACCGGCGGGGTCGTATCCTCTCTGGGTAAAGGCATTGCCGCAGCCTCCCTCGCAGCCATTCTTGAAGCCCGTGGCCTCAATGTGACCATCATGAAACTGGATCCGTACATCAACGTCGATCCAGGTACTATGAGCCCAATCCAACACGGGGAAGTGTTCGTTACTGAAGACGGCGCTGAAACCGACCTGGACCTGGGGCATTACGAGCGTTTCATTCGTACCAAAATGAGCCGCCGCAACAACTTCACCACGGGTCGTATCTACTCTGACGTTCTGCGTAAAGAACGCCGCGGTGATTACCTCGGCGCAACCGTACAGGTTATTCCGCACATCACTAACGCTATCAAAGAGCGCGTGCTGGAAGGCGGTGAAGGTCATGACGTGGTACTGGTAGAAATCGGCGGTACTGTAGGTGATATCGAGTCCCTGCCGTTCCTCGAAGCGATTCGCCAGATGGCTGTTGAAATTGGCCGTGAGCACACCCTGTTTATGCACCTGACGCTGGTGCCTTACATGGCAGCGTCTGGTGAAGTCAAAACCAAACCGACTCAGCACTCCGTAAAAGAGCTGCTTTCAATCGGTATCCAGCCTGACATCCTGATTTGTCGTTCAGATCGCGCCGTTCCGGCGAACGAACGTGCGAAGATTGCATTGTTCTGTAATGTCCCGGAAAAAGCGGTTATTTCTCTGAAAGACGTCGATTCCATCTATAAAATTCCGGGCCTGTTGAAATCTCAGGGGCTGGACGATTATATTTGTAAACGATTCAGCTTAAACTGCCCGGAAGCGAATCTGTCCGAATGGGAACAGGTTATCTTCGAAGAAGCGAATCCGGTAAGTGAAGTCACCATCGGTATGGTCGGCAAGTACATTGAACTGCCGGATGCTTACAAATCCGTGATCGAAGCACTGAAACACGGTGGGCTGAAGAATCGTGTCAGCGTCAACATCAAACTGATCGATTCACAAGATGTTGAAACGCGCGGTGTTGAAATCCTTAAAGGTCTGGACGCGATCCTCGTACCTGGCGGTTTCGGCTATCGTGGCGTTGAAGGCATGATTACGACCGCGCGTTTTGCGCGTGAGAACAATATTCCTTATCTGGGCATTTGCCTGGGTATGCAGGTGGCGTTAATTGATTACGCTCGCCATGTTGCCAACATGGAGAACGCCAACTCTACGGAATTTGTGCCAGACTGTAAGTACCCGGTTGTGGCGCTGATTACCGAGTGGCGCGATGAAAACGGCAACGTTGAAGTTCGTAGCGAGAAGAGCGATCTCGGCGGTACCATGCGTCTCGGCGCACAGCAGTGCCAGTTGGTTGACGATAGCCTGGTTCGCCAGCTGTACAATGCGCCGACAATTGTTGAGCGTCATCGTCACCGTTACGAAGTCAACAACATGCTGTTGAAACAGATTGAAGATGCAGGTCTGCGCGTTGCGGGCCGTTCCGGGGATGATCAGTTGGTCGAGATCATCGAAGTTCCGAATCATCCGTGGTTCGTGGCTTGTCAGTTCCATCCGGAGTTTACTTCTACTCCACGTGATGGCCACCCGCTGTTTGCAGGCTTTGTGAAAGCCGCCAGTGAGTTCCAGAAACGTCAGGCGAAGTAA
- the eno gene encoding phosphopyruvate hydratase: MSKIVKIIGREIIDSRGNPTVEAEVHLEGGFVGMAAAPSGASTGSREALELRDGDKSRFLGKGVTKAVAAVNGPIAQALIGKDAKDQAGIDKIMIDLDGTENKSKFGANAILAVSLANAKAAAAAKGMPLYEHIAELNGTPGKYSMPVPMMNIINGGEHADNNVDIQEFMIQPVGAKTVKEAIRMGSEVFHHLAKVLKAKGMNTAVGDEGGYAPNLGSNAEALAVIAEAVKAAGYELGKDITLAMDCAASEFYKDGKYVLAGEGNKAFTSEEFTHFLEELTKQYPIVSIEDGLDESDWDGFAYQTKVLGDKIQLVGDDLFVTNTKILKEGIEKGIANSILIKFNQIGSLTETLAAIKMAKDAGYTAVISHRSGETEDATIADLAVGTAAGQIKTGSMSRSDRVAKYNQLIRIEEALGEKAPYNGRKEIKGQA; encoded by the coding sequence ATGTCCAAAATCGTAAAAATCATCGGTCGTGAAATCATCGACTCCCGTGGTAACCCGACTGTTGAAGCCGAAGTACATCTGGAGGGTGGTTTCGTCGGTATGGCAGCTGCTCCGTCAGGTGCTTCTACTGGTTCCCGTGAAGCTCTGGAACTGCGCGATGGCGACAAATCCCGTTTCCTGGGTAAAGGCGTAACCAAAGCTGTTGCTGCGGTGAATGGCCCGATCGCTCAGGCACTGATTGGCAAAGACGCTAAAGATCAGGCTGGCATTGACAAGATCATGATCGACCTGGACGGCACCGAAAACAAATCCAAATTCGGCGCGAACGCAATCCTGGCTGTATCTCTGGCTAACGCCAAAGCTGCTGCTGCCGCTAAAGGCATGCCGCTGTACGAGCACATCGCTGAACTGAACGGTACTCCGGGCAAATACTCCATGCCGGTTCCGATGATGAACATCATCAACGGTGGTGAGCACGCTGACAACAACGTTGATATCCAGGAATTCATGATTCAGCCGGTTGGCGCGAAAACTGTTAAAGAAGCCATCCGCATGGGTTCTGAAGTTTTCCATCACCTGGCAAAAGTTCTGAAAGCGAAAGGCATGAATACTGCTGTTGGTGACGAAGGTGGCTATGCGCCGAACCTGGGTTCCAACGCTGAAGCTCTGGCTGTTATCGCTGAAGCTGTTAAAGCTGCTGGCTATGAACTGGGCAAAGACATCACTCTGGCGATGGACTGCGCAGCTTCTGAATTCTACAAAGACGGTAAATACGTTCTGGCTGGCGAAGGCAACAAAGCATTCACCTCTGAAGAATTCACTCACTTCCTGGAAGAACTGACCAAACAGTACCCGATCGTTTCTATCGAAGACGGTCTGGACGAATCTGACTGGGACGGTTTCGCATACCAGACCAAAGTTCTGGGCGACAAAATCCAGCTGGTTGGTGACGACCTGTTCGTAACCAACACCAAGATCCTGAAAGAAGGTATCGAAAAAGGTATCGCTAACTCCATCCTGATCAAATTCAACCAGATCGGTTCTCTGACCGAAACTCTGGCTGCGATCAAAATGGCGAAAGATGCTGGCTACACTGCAGTAATCTCTCACCGTTCCGGTGAAACTGAAGATGCTACCATCGCTGACCTGGCTGTTGGTACTGCTGCAGGCCAGATCAAAACGGGTTCTATGAGCCGTTCTGACCGTGTTGCTAAATACAACCAGCTGATTCGTATCGAAGAAGCTCTGGGCGAAAAAGCACCGTACAACGGTCGTAAAGAGATCAAAGGCCAGGCATAA
- a CDS encoding IS4-like element IS4 family transposase — translation MHIGQALDLVSRYDSLRNPLTSLGDYLDPELISRCLAESGTVTLRKRRLPLEMMVWCIVGMALERKEPLHQIVNRLDIMLPGNRPFVAPSAVIQARQRLGSEAVRRVFTKTAQLWHNATPHPQWCGLTLLAIDGVFWRTPDTPENDAAFPRQTHAGNPALYPQVKMVCQMELTSHLLTAAAFGTMKNSENELAEQLIEQTGDNTLTLMDKGYYSLGLLNAWSLAGEHRHWMIPLRKGAQYEEIRKLGKGDHLVKLKTSPQARKKWPGLGNEVTARLLTVTRKGKVCHLLTSMTDAMRFPGGEMADLYSHRWEIELGYREIKQTMQLSRLTLRSKKPELVEQELWGVLLAYNLVRYQMIKMAEHQKGYWPNQLSFSESCGMVMRMLMTLQGASPGRIPELMRDLASMGQLVKLPTRRERAFPRVVKERPWKYPTAPKKSQSVA, via the coding sequence ATGCACATTGGACAGGCTCTTGATCTGGTATCCCGTTATGATTCTCTGCGTAACCCACTGACTTCTCTGGGGGATTACCTCGACCCCGAACTCATCTCTCGTTGCCTTGCCGAATCTGGTACTGTAACGCTACGCAAGCGCCGTCTTCCCCTCGAAATGATGGTCTGGTGTATTGTTGGCATGGCGCTTGAGCGTAAAGAACCTCTTCACCAGATTGTGAATCGCCTGGACATCATGCTGCCGGGCAATCGCCCTTTCGTTGCCCCCAGTGCCGTTATTCAGGCCCGCCAGCGCCTGGGAAGTGAGGCTGTCCGCCGCGTGTTCACGAAAACAGCGCAGCTCTGGCATAACGCCACGCCGCATCCGCAATGGTGCGGCCTGACCCTGCTGGCCATCGATGGTGTGTTCTGGCGCACACCGGATACACCAGAGAACGATGCAGCCTTCCCCCGCCAGACACATGCCGGGAACCCGGCGCTCTACCCGCAGGTCAAAATGGTCTGCCAGATGGAACTGACCAGCCATCTGCTGACGGCTGCAGCCTTCGGCACGATGAAGAACAGCGAAAATGAGCTTGCTGAGCAACTTATAGAACAAACCGGCGATAACACTCTGACGTTAATGGATAAAGGTTATTACTCACTGGGACTGTTAAATGCCTGGAGCCTGGCGGGAGAACACCGCCACTGGATGATCCCTCTCAGAAAGGGAGCGCAATATGAAGAGATCAGAAAACTGGGTAAAGGCGATCATCTGGTGAAGCTGAAAACCAGCCCACAGGCACGAAAAAAGTGGCCGGGACTGGGAAATGAGGTGACAGCCCGCCTGCTGACTGTGACGCGCAAAGGAAAGGTCTGCCATCTGCTGACGTCGATGACGGACGCCATGCGCTTCCCCGGAGGAGAAATGGCGGATCTGTACAGTCATCGCTGGGAAATCGAACTGGGATACAGGGAGATAAAACAGACGATGCAACTGAGCAGGCTGACGCTGAGAAGTAAAAAGCCGGAGCTTGTGGAGCAAGAGCTGTGGGGTGTCTTACTGGCTTATAATCTGGTGAGATATCAGATGATTAAAATGGCGGAACATCAGAAAGGTTACTGGCCGAATCAACTGAGTTTCTCAGAATCATGCGGAATGGTGATGAGAATGCTGATGACATTGCAGGGCGCTTCACCGGGACGTATACCGGAGCTGATGCGCGATCTTGCAAGTATGGGACAACTTGTGAAATTACCGACAAGAAGGGAAAGGGCCTTCCCGAGAGTGGTAAAGGAGAGGCCCTGGAAATACCCCACAGCCCCGAAAAAGAGCCAGTCAGTTGCTTAA
- a CDS encoding TPM domain-containing protein, with translation MRIILFLLTLWCLPVLAQQIAVPELRQQVTDITGTLSTSEQQSLTQQLQDITQKTRAQVAVLIVPSTGDDSIEQYATRVFDNWRLGDAKRNDGILIVVAWSDRTVRIQVGYGLEEKVTDALAGNIIRSIMIPAFKKQKLAKGLELAIIALNNQLTSQHQYSSNPSESESASSSDHYYFAIFWVFAVMFFPFWFFHQGNNFCRAFKSSVCISTVYLIDLFLFSDKTFSIAVFSFFFAFTIIMVFTWLCVPQKKASGRSYHSDSGGSGGGSSGGGFSGGGGSSGGGGASGRW, from the coding sequence ATGCGTATAATCCTTTTTCTACTCACTTTATGGTGCCTTCCTGTGCTTGCCCAGCAAATTGCTGTGCCGGAGCTGCGCCAACAGGTGACCGATATTACTGGTACCTTAAGCACGTCTGAACAACAATCACTAACACAACAGCTGCAGGATATTACACAAAAAACACGGGCACAGGTCGCTGTATTAATAGTGCCATCCACCGGAGACGATTCTATTGAACAATATGCTACAAGGGTTTTTGACAATTGGCGTTTAGGAGATGCCAAACGCAATGATGGGATACTGATCGTTGTTGCCTGGTCGGATCGAACTGTCCGCATTCAGGTAGGTTATGGGCTGGAAGAAAAGGTAACCGATGCTCTGGCTGGCAATATCATCCGTAGCATCATGATACCCGCCTTTAAAAAACAAAAATTAGCTAAGGGATTAGAGTTAGCTATAATCGCTTTGAATAACCAACTCACTTCACAACACCAATATTCGTCTAATCCTTCAGAAAGTGAATCAGCGTCTTCCAGTGATCATTACTACTTTGCTATTTTTTGGGTATTTGCAGTGATGTTCTTCCCTTTCTGGTTTTTTCATCAAGGCAATAATTTTTGTCGGGCATTTAAAAGCAGTGTTTGTATTTCAACAGTCTATCTTATAGATTTATTCCTGTTCTCCGATAAAACTTTTTCCATTGCTGTATTTTCCTTCTTTTTTGCTTTCACCATCATTATGGTCTTTACCTGGTTATGTGTCCCACAGAAAAAAGCATCAGGTAGAAGTTATCATTCAGACAGCGGCGGTTCTGGTGGCGGCTCAAGTGGCGGCGGATTTAGCGGAGGTGGCGGTTCTTCTGGCGGTGGCGGCGCGTCTGGCCGCTGGTAA
- a CDS encoding TPM domain-containing protein translates to MRIFLLLLMLYGFQAFAEQLPSVTDLTGTLTTEEQTALNQQLQTLEQQNHFQVAVLVTPTTGGKDIKLAASQSYGLYHWKPVGEKRYGEGILILVVWPEGLASMKIGHGLEEMLPPEQAAQIVHYHMQPEFKKNNLFSGLTQGIEGIAQFTYIKANLSPLDALANHLFANPQRSLPCLAWTLLIIVAIVVLWRFTTHPGPGIWMISMITPMVWFFCFQDDVIIRRVSVVCFSLFFAATCWQRLAVIFHMCRVFPMMLAPKNKNAKVKKQKTTQQVSQSERNSLFVVLLIIVVGWCLVFASNKDIAFISTIIGLIDHFIGPITIAGIVLLIIVAKFTGNLKLGSGHKSNRKTGNRNAHSRSSSKNSFRGGGGSSGGGGSSDRW, encoded by the coding sequence ATGCGTATTTTTCTCTTACTTCTGATGCTATATGGTTTCCAGGCATTCGCTGAACAATTGCCTTCAGTAACTGACTTAACCGGGACATTAACGACAGAAGAACAAACTGCTTTAAATCAACAATTACAGACTCTCGAGCAGCAAAACCACTTTCAGGTTGCCGTGTTGGTAACGCCGACCACTGGGGGTAAAGACATTAAACTTGCAGCCTCGCAAAGCTACGGGTTATATCACTGGAAACCTGTTGGAGAGAAGCGGTACGGCGAAGGTATCTTAATTCTCGTCGTTTGGCCGGAAGGGCTGGCGTCAATGAAGATTGGGCATGGATTGGAAGAGATGCTGCCACCGGAACAAGCTGCGCAAATTGTTCATTACCATATGCAACCGGAATTCAAAAAAAATAATCTCTTCTCCGGGTTAACGCAGGGAATTGAAGGCATCGCACAGTTTACCTATATAAAAGCGAATCTTAGCCCTTTGGATGCTTTAGCCAATCATCTGTTTGCTAATCCGCAACGCTCTCTGCCATGTCTTGCCTGGACACTGCTGATAATCGTTGCCATCGTTGTCCTCTGGCGATTTACCACCCATCCAGGGCCTGGCATATGGATGATATCGATGATTACCCCTATGGTCTGGTTTTTCTGCTTTCAGGATGATGTCATCATTCGGCGGGTATCGGTCGTTTGTTTTAGTTTATTTTTCGCAGCAACCTGCTGGCAGCGTCTCGCGGTAATTTTTCATATGTGTCGCGTATTTCCTATGATGCTGGCCCCAAAAAATAAAAACGCTAAAGTGAAAAAACAAAAGACGACTCAGCAGGTTTCTCAATCCGAACGAAACTCATTGTTTGTCGTGCTGCTGATAATTGTTGTGGGATGGTGCCTGGTGTTCGCCAGTAATAAAGATATAGCATTCATCTCAACAATTATTGGGCTAATTGATCATTTTATCGGTCCAATAACCATTGCTGGCATCGTTCTGCTGATCATTGTGGCCAAATTTACTGGCAATCTTAAACTGGGATCAGGACATAAAAGCAACAGGAAAACGGGGAATCGTAATGCTCATTCTCGCTCTTCGTCGAAAAATTCTTTCCGCGGTGGCGGCGGTTCTTCAGGAGGCGGCGGTTCATCCGACCGTTGGTGA
- a CDS encoding LemA family protein: protein MLRIFIVIIFIFNLSGCGYNDIQTYDEQVNASWSEVLNQYQRRADLIPNLVASIKGYSSHEQEVLEAVTLARSQANRASSALQQTPGDEQKLQTWQQAQAQVSRTLGQLTIFSERYPELKAQELYQNLMVQLEGSENRIAVARGRYIKAIEQYNVTIRKFPAVLTAKVMDYTPKKNYLPDDVAAVSKTPTIDFSQNTNAH, encoded by the coding sequence ATGCTCAGAATATTCATCGTAATTATATTTATTTTCAATTTATCAGGCTGTGGATATAACGATATTCAAACCTATGATGAGCAGGTTAACGCTTCCTGGTCTGAGGTATTAAATCAATATCAACGTCGCGCCGATCTTATTCCTAATCTTGTCGCCAGTATTAAAGGTTATTCCAGCCATGAACAAGAGGTACTGGAAGCCGTAACATTGGCACGTAGTCAGGCTAATCGCGCCAGTAGTGCTCTTCAGCAAACTCCGGGAGATGAACAAAAATTACAAACCTGGCAACAAGCTCAGGCGCAGGTGTCTCGCACTCTCGGTCAGTTAACGATATTTAGTGAACGTTACCCTGAGCTAAAGGCCCAGGAACTCTATCAAAATTTGATGGTACAGCTCGAAGGAAGTGAAAATCGAATTGCCGTTGCGCGAGGAAGATATATTAAAGCCATCGAACAATATAATGTCACTATCCGCAAATTCCCCGCAGTGTTAACCGCAAAAGTCATGGATTACACACCGAAGAAAAATTATTTGCCGGATGATGTCGCCGCTGTGAGTAAAACCCCAACAATAGATTTTAGCCAGAATACTAATGCTCATTAA
- the queE gene encoding 7-carboxy-7-deazaguanine synthase QueE: MQYPINEMFQTLQGEGYFTGVPAIFIRLQGCPVGCAWCDTKHTWEKLEDREVSLFSILAKTKESDKWGAASSEDLLAVIGRQGYTARHVVITGGEPCIHDLLPLTDLLEKNGFSCQIETSGTHEVRCTPNTWVTVSPKLNMRGGYEVLSQALERANEIKHPVGRVRDIEALDELLATLTDDKPRVIALQPISQKDDATRLCIETCIARNWRLSMQTHKYLNIA; encoded by the coding sequence ATGCAGTACCCGATTAACGAGATGTTCCAGACCCTGCAAGGTGAGGGTTACTTTACCGGCGTCCCCGCCATTTTTATTCGTTTACAGGGATGCCCGGTCGGCTGTGCCTGGTGCGACACCAAACACACCTGGGAAAAGCTTGAGGATCGGGAAGTCTCCCTTTTCAGCATTCTGGCGAAGACCAAAGAGAGTGATAAGTGGGGGGCGGCGAGCAGTGAAGATTTGCTGGCTGTCATTGGTCGTCAGGGATACACCGCGCGGCATGTGGTGATTACGGGTGGTGAGCCTTGCATTCATGATTTGCTGCCACTGACTGACCTGCTCGAAAAGAACGGTTTTAGCTGCCAGATCGAAACCAGCGGTACTCATGAAGTACGCTGCACGCCGAATACCTGGGTTACCGTATCGCCAAAGCTGAACATGCGCGGCGGCTATGAAGTGTTGTCACAGGCACTGGAACGAGCCAACGAAATCAAGCATCCAGTGGGACGCGTACGTGATATTGAAGCACTGGATGAACTACTGGCAACGCTGACCGATGATAAACCACGAGTCATTGCACTGCAGCCAATTAGCCAGAAGGACGATGCCACACGTTTGTGCATTGAAACCTGTATTGCGCGTAACTGGCGTTTATCGATGCAAACACATAAATATTTAAATATTGCCTGA
- the queD gene encoding 6-carboxytetrahydropterin synthase QueD yields MSTTLFKDFTFEAAHRLPHVPEGHKCGRLHGHSFMVRLEITGEVDPHTGWIIDFAELKAAFKPTYERLDHHYLNDIPGLENPTSEVLAKWIWDQVKPVVPLLSAVMVKETCTAGCIYRGE; encoded by the coding sequence ATGTCCACCACGTTATTTAAAGATTTCACCTTCGAAGCCGCTCACCGCTTACCACACGTCCCGGAAGGGCATAAATGTGGTCGCCTGCACGGGCATTCCTTTATGGTGCGACTGGAAATTACCGGGGAAGTCGATCCGCATACGGGCTGGATTATCGATTTCGCTGAACTGAAAGCAGCGTTTAAGCCAACTTATGAGCGCCTCGATCACCATTATCTCAATGATATTCCAGGTCTGGAAAACCCAACCAGCGAAGTTTTAGCAAAATGGATTTGGGATCAGGTTAAACCCGTTGTGCCGCTGTTAAGTGCGGTGATGGTAAAAGAAACCTGCACCGCAGGTTGTATCTATCGCGGCGAATGA